The Urbifossiella limnaea genome has a window encoding:
- a CDS encoding CpsB/CapC family capsule biosynthesis tyrosine phosphatase, with translation MPLADTHVHLLAGLDDGPASMSEAVAMCRFLVAEGAGLATALAHQNPDYPENTPERLRAAAVALAAELQRKKVKLAVRPTGEVMLGPDTLADWHAGRLLTVGDTGAYLLVEMPHRDFVDVLPLAAAVAPTRLVIAHAERYTPLLFDPPRAAAWVAAGCLLQVTASALADPWDDDMAGGLREWADAGMIHLIGSDGHGIDRRRPLLAEGYRALRGLAGRAAARRAGEEWGAAVLRGSALPVPMPAVRRSWFARVLGA, from the coding sequence ATGCCGCTGGCCGACACCCACGTCCACCTCCTCGCCGGCCTCGACGACGGCCCCGCGTCGATGTCCGAAGCCGTGGCCATGTGCCGCTTCCTGGTCGCCGAAGGGGCCGGGCTCGCCACGGCGCTGGCGCACCAGAACCCCGACTACCCCGAGAACACGCCGGAGCGGCTCCGGGCAGCTGCGGTGGCGCTCGCGGCCGAGCTTCAGCGCAAGAAGGTGAAGCTGGCGGTTCGCCCGACTGGCGAGGTGATGCTCGGCCCGGACACGCTCGCCGACTGGCACGCCGGCCGGCTCCTCACGGTCGGCGACACCGGGGCGTACCTGCTGGTGGAGATGCCGCACCGCGATTTCGTGGACGTGCTGCCGCTGGCCGCGGCCGTGGCGCCGACGCGGCTCGTGATCGCGCACGCCGAGCGCTACACGCCGCTGCTGTTCGACCCGCCGCGGGCGGCGGCGTGGGTCGCGGCGGGGTGCCTGCTACAGGTGACGGCGTCGGCGCTGGCCGACCCGTGGGACGACGACATGGCCGGCGGGCTGCGCGAATGGGCCGACGCCGGGATGATTCACCTCATCGGCTCGGACGGGCACGGCATCGACCGCCGTCGACCGCTGCTGGCCGAGGGGTATCGGGCGCTGCGGGGGTTGGCCGGCCGCGCGGCGGCGCGACGCGCCGGCGAGGAGTGGGGCGCCGCGGTGCTGCGCGGGTCGGCGCTGCCGGTGCCGATGCCGGCGGTGCGGCGGTCGTGGTTCGCGCGGGTGCTGGGTGCGTAA
- a CDS encoding DUF4058 family protein — translation MPSPFPGMDPYLEHPALWPDVHHELISAIREQLNQVVRPRYIARVEERLYLASDYDPTDPFQRVPDVTVGLSRPDAAATTAAIAIAEPLVVRQAEPTREARVEVRDARTHEVVTVIEVLSHANKTPGSAGRRSFLEKRDEVLASPAHWVEIDLLRAGAGHRLRQRYPHHTYLVYSSPTDLRPDGKAWRIRLQDPLPVVGVPLREPDPDAPLDLGRALVLAYDRAAYDATVDYAAEPTPPLPPDLAAWADGLLREKKLR, via the coding sequence ATGCCGTCGCCGTTCCCCGGAATGGACCCGTACCTGGAACACCCGGCCCTGTGGCCGGACGTCCATCACGAACTCATATCGGCGATCCGCGAGCAACTGAATCAGGTCGTGCGCCCGCGGTACATCGCGCGGGTTGAGGAGCGGCTGTACCTCGCCTCCGATTACGACCCGACCGACCCGTTCCAACGTGTGCCTGACGTGACCGTCGGCCTTTCCCGGCCCGATGCCGCGGCGACGACCGCCGCGATCGCGATTGCTGAACCTCTGGTCGTCCGCCAGGCCGAGCCGACGCGGGAAGCCCGGGTCGAGGTCCGCGACGCCCGCACGCACGAGGTGGTGACCGTCATCGAAGTCCTGAGCCATGCGAACAAAACCCCGGGCTCGGCGGGTCGGCGGAGTTTCCTGGAGAAGCGGGACGAGGTACTGGCGTCGCCGGCCCACTGGGTCGAGATCGATCTCCTCCGGGCCGGGGCCGGACACCGCCTCCGGCAGCGCTACCCGCACCACACGTACCTCGTGTATTCGTCCCCGACGGACCTGAGGCCGGACGGCAAGGCGTGGCGGATTCGCCTTCAAGACCCGCTTCCCGTCGTCGGTGTCCCGCTCCGCGAGCCCGACCCGGACGCCCCGCTCGACCTGGGCCGGGCGCTCGTCCTCGCCTACGACCGGGCCGCGTACGACGCAACAGTTGACTACGCCGCCGAGCCCACGCCGCCGCTCCCGCCGGACCTGGCCGCCTGGGCGGACGGACTCCTGCGGGAGAAGAAGCTCCGGTGA
- a CDS encoding succinate dehydrogenase/fumarate reductase iron-sulfur subunit, whose protein sequence is MKLILHVWRQQNRTAPGRMVSYPLDGVSPDMSFLEMLDILNEQLIKKNEEPVAFDQDCREGICGSCALMINGQAHGPERATTACQLHMRSFRDGDTITIEPWRAKAFPVVRDLCTDRSAFDRIIQAGGFVGVNTGGAPDGNSLPVAKVQQELAMDAAECIGCGACVAACPNASAMLFTAAKVSHLAHLPQGQAERHDRVRAVVAAHDREGFGHCTNINECEAACPKEISVEHIAQLNRDYVGSTLATAVK, encoded by the coding sequence ATGAAACTGATCCTTCACGTCTGGCGGCAGCAGAACCGGACCGCCCCCGGCCGGATGGTCTCGTACCCGCTCGACGGGGTAAGCCCGGACATGTCGTTCCTGGAGATGCTCGACATCCTCAACGAGCAGCTCATCAAGAAGAACGAGGAACCGGTCGCGTTCGACCAGGACTGCCGCGAAGGCATCTGCGGGTCGTGCGCGCTCATGATCAACGGCCAGGCGCACGGCCCGGAGCGCGCCACGACCGCGTGCCAGCTGCACATGCGCAGCTTCCGCGACGGCGACACCATCACCATCGAGCCGTGGCGGGCGAAGGCGTTCCCGGTGGTCCGCGACCTGTGTACCGACCGGAGCGCGTTCGACCGCATAATCCAGGCCGGCGGGTTCGTGGGGGTGAACACCGGCGGCGCCCCGGACGGCAACTCGCTGCCGGTGGCGAAGGTGCAGCAGGAACTGGCGATGGACGCGGCCGAGTGCATCGGCTGCGGGGCGTGCGTGGCGGCGTGCCCGAACGCGAGCGCGATGTTGTTCACGGCGGCGAAGGTGAGCCACCTGGCGCACCTGCCGCAGGGCCAGGCGGAGCGGCACGACCGGGTGCGGGCGGTGGTGGCGGCGCACGACCGCGAGGGCTTCGGGCACTGCACGAACATCAACGAGTGCGAGGCCGCCTGCCCGAAGGAGATCAGCGTCGAGCACATCGCGCAGCTGAACCGCGACTACGTCGGCAGCACCCTGGCGACGGCGGTGAAGTAG
- a CDS encoding ATP-dependent 6-phosphofructokinase, with protein MVNRDELVVKSLGPCRVESPMLHLLKPRERSYYNVDPADRVLFDDTASALARRGSSPDDIPGFEPAGPRPEIYFDPSKTHAGIVTCGGLCPGFNDVIRALVMELHFLYGVRRISGFCNGYQGFIPKYKRPVVDLTPQSVSQINEAGGTILGTSRGEQNAGEIVDCLERMGVNVLFVVGGDGTLRGAQAISREVEARGRKIAVVGIPKTIDNDICFIDQSFGFQTAFSVAADSIHSAHAEAKASPNGIGLVKLMGRHSGFIACYAALARNDANFVLIPEVPFRLDGENGFLAALRRRVQRSGHAVVVVAEGAGQELMESATGADASGNAKLGDVGVFLRKRITEDFAAANLELNLKYIDPSYSIRSVKANSFDAVYCLRLAHNAVHAAMAGRTEVVVSRWHGRFVLLPIPLAVRDRHTVDPNGDLWMSVLESTGQPAAFG; from the coding sequence GTGGTCAACCGCGACGAACTCGTCGTCAAGTCGCTCGGCCCGTGCCGGGTCGAGTCGCCGATGCTCCACCTCCTCAAGCCGCGCGAGCGGAGCTACTACAACGTCGACCCCGCCGACCGCGTCCTGTTCGACGACACCGCCTCCGCCCTCGCCCGCCGCGGCAGTTCGCCCGACGACATCCCCGGCTTCGAGCCGGCCGGCCCGCGGCCCGAGATCTACTTCGACCCGTCCAAGACGCACGCCGGCATCGTCACCTGCGGCGGCCTCTGCCCCGGGTTCAACGACGTGATCCGGGCGCTCGTCATGGAACTCCACTTCCTCTACGGCGTCCGCCGCATCAGCGGGTTCTGCAACGGGTACCAGGGGTTCATCCCCAAGTACAAGCGGCCGGTCGTGGACCTGACGCCGCAGTCGGTCAGCCAGATCAACGAGGCCGGCGGCACCATCCTCGGCACGTCCCGCGGCGAGCAGAACGCCGGCGAGATCGTGGACTGCCTGGAGCGGATGGGGGTGAACGTGCTGTTCGTGGTCGGCGGCGACGGCACCCTCCGCGGGGCGCAGGCCATCAGCCGCGAGGTCGAGGCCCGGGGGCGGAAGATCGCCGTCGTCGGCATACCCAAGACGATCGACAACGACATCTGCTTCATCGACCAGAGCTTCGGCTTCCAGACGGCGTTCTCCGTCGCCGCGGACTCGATCCACTCGGCGCACGCGGAGGCGAAGGCGTCGCCGAACGGCATCGGCCTGGTGAAGCTGATGGGCCGGCACTCGGGGTTCATCGCCTGCTACGCGGCCCTCGCCCGCAACGACGCCAACTTCGTGCTCATCCCCGAGGTGCCGTTCCGGCTCGACGGGGAGAACGGCTTCCTGGCCGCGCTGCGGCGCCGCGTGCAGCGGAGCGGGCACGCGGTCGTGGTGGTGGCCGAGGGGGCCGGGCAGGAGCTGATGGAGTCGGCGACCGGCGCCGACGCCTCCGGGAACGCGAAGCTGGGCGACGTCGGCGTCTTCCTGCGGAAGCGGATCACCGAGGACTTCGCGGCGGCGAACCTGGAACTGAACCTCAAGTACATCGACCCGAGCTACTCGATCCGGAGCGTGAAGGCGAACTCGTTCGACGCCGTGTACTGCCTGCGGCTGGCGCACAACGCCGTTCACGCGGCGATGGCGGGGCGGACGGAGGTGGTGGTGAGCCGGTGGCACGGCCGGTTCGTGCTGCTGCCGATCCCGCTGGCGGTGCGCGACCGGCACACGGTCGACCCGAACGGCGACCTGTGGATGAGCGTGCTGGAATCGACCGGCCAGCCGGCGGCGTTCGGATGA
- a CDS encoding HzsA-related protein, whose protein sequence is MSRLAALLPLAALASAAIAQPVAAPRPLDISPKPVATDPAVRIDYDIVYVRMPRKGDAVGTSWAEIANPTYTDPGADLMLLHPDGTEEVLVPGGKGAVTDPVISFDGEWVYYALFHDLAGGSHTQGPPAGADIYKLHLKTRESRRLTTQTFTPNLGAGAWSKDFRTAEPAKNSIPYGVFNLGPCPLPGGKVMFTSNRNAFKPPKRLPHLMQLFVMDDDGTNVECVGHLNLGGALHPTVLQDGRVMFSSLESQGLRHSILWGLWTIHPDGTNWGPMVSAFNPGPNPTAYHFQTQLSDGRVVAEEYYNQTSNGFGSLVVFPPGPPAGQPPFGPGYADDPRNPALQHGREGATPRTRRLPFSPVGIASLTRFARADEGPADFASGAMAPAPIPGTIRPRQQPTGPRVGKVTHPSAAPKNHLLLAWSPGPVNGGYTVHVPAVDSGIYLLKDGKAIDEPGRLLKIKDDPRYNEHWPRAVVPYSAVHGVKEPARLPTLANDGKLSKHLPAGTPFGLVGTSSLLKRESYPNGVVKGVTAAAPDATGYADLGAFNSAELPSGNWFNQGADAGRYSNADVHAVRILMMEPMTDRPVGPASGRTFRSHATERLRILGEIPVRKFTDGKEPLDPDGNPDTSFLARIPADVGFTFQTIDRHGMVLNMAQTWHQVRPGEIRNDCGGCHAHSQKPTLFETTAAARPDYDVFDLTRGTPLVTTRANDSSGKRWDDKAETGLKTAAGVVDVEYFRDIKPILDRSCAACHTSKAGKAAGNLVLDDARTVNLPDCDDVPGTYYRLAMDGAARFGHKPLTESWRLPNASRYVRMFQSRRSLLAWKVFGRRLDGWSNDDFPTETEPGNARTLSLKGEPVTNTVANRNRADLDYVGSVMPPPDAVKAGKVKGLTDEDRLTLVRWIDLGCPIDLDRKGRGWLADDQRPTLTVAQPRAGANPPLTRLLIGAHDTVGLDATGFTVTADVAIDGSAAGTNLAPRFRPAGPGVWELPLAAPLTTPRAVLTVAVRDRAGNVTRAERVFSAQ, encoded by the coding sequence ATGTCCCGCCTCGCCGCCCTGCTGCCGCTCGCGGCCCTCGCCTCCGCCGCAATCGCCCAGCCCGTCGCCGCCCCCCGCCCGCTCGACATCAGCCCGAAGCCCGTCGCCACCGACCCCGCCGTGCGGATCGACTACGACATCGTCTACGTCCGCATGCCGCGCAAGGGCGACGCCGTCGGCACCAGCTGGGCGGAGATCGCCAACCCCACGTACACCGACCCCGGCGCCGACCTCATGCTCCTCCACCCGGACGGCACCGAGGAGGTGCTCGTGCCCGGCGGGAAAGGGGCCGTCACCGACCCGGTGATCTCGTTCGACGGCGAGTGGGTCTATTACGCCCTCTTCCACGACCTCGCCGGCGGCAGCCACACGCAGGGGCCGCCCGCGGGTGCGGACATCTACAAGCTCCACCTGAAGACGCGCGAGAGCCGCCGCCTCACGACGCAGACGTTCACGCCGAACCTCGGCGCGGGGGCGTGGTCGAAGGACTTCCGCACCGCCGAGCCCGCCAAGAACTCGATCCCATACGGCGTGTTCAACCTCGGCCCGTGCCCGCTGCCGGGCGGGAAGGTGATGTTCACGAGCAACCGCAACGCCTTCAAGCCGCCGAAGCGGCTGCCGCACCTGATGCAGCTCTTCGTGATGGACGACGACGGCACGAACGTCGAGTGCGTCGGCCACCTCAACCTCGGCGGGGCGCTCCACCCCACGGTGCTGCAGGACGGCCGGGTGATGTTCAGCAGTCTGGAGAGTCAGGGGCTACGGCACTCGATCCTGTGGGGGCTGTGGACGATCCACCCGGACGGCACGAACTGGGGACCGATGGTGTCGGCGTTCAACCCGGGGCCGAACCCGACCGCGTACCACTTCCAGACGCAGCTGAGCGACGGCCGCGTGGTCGCCGAGGAGTACTACAACCAGACGAGCAACGGGTTCGGGTCGCTGGTCGTGTTCCCGCCGGGGCCGCCGGCCGGGCAGCCGCCGTTCGGGCCGGGCTACGCCGACGACCCGCGCAACCCCGCGCTGCAACATGGCCGCGAGGGCGCCACGCCCCGCACCCGCCGCCTGCCGTTCAGCCCGGTCGGCATCGCGTCGCTGACGCGATTCGCCCGCGCCGACGAAGGCCCGGCCGACTTCGCCTCCGGTGCAATGGCCCCGGCCCCGATCCCCGGTACGATCCGGCCGCGCCAGCAGCCCACCGGCCCGCGCGTCGGCAAGGTGACGCACCCGTCGGCGGCGCCGAAGAACCACTTGTTGCTGGCGTGGTCGCCCGGCCCGGTGAACGGCGGGTACACGGTCCACGTCCCCGCGGTGGACAGCGGCATTTACCTGCTGAAGGACGGCAAGGCGATTGACGAGCCGGGCCGGCTGCTCAAGATCAAGGACGACCCGCGCTACAACGAGCACTGGCCGCGGGCCGTCGTGCCGTACTCCGCCGTCCACGGTGTCAAGGAGCCGGCCCGGCTGCCCACGCTCGCCAACGACGGCAAGCTGTCGAAGCACCTGCCGGCGGGGACGCCGTTCGGGCTGGTCGGCACGTCCAGCCTACTCAAGCGCGAGAGCTACCCGAACGGCGTCGTGAAGGGCGTGACCGCGGCCGCGCCCGACGCCACCGGCTACGCCGACCTGGGGGCGTTCAACTCCGCCGAGCTGCCGTCGGGGAACTGGTTCAACCAGGGGGCCGACGCCGGACGGTACAGCAACGCCGACGTTCACGCCGTGCGGATCCTCATGATGGAGCCGATGACCGACCGGCCCGTCGGCCCCGCGAGCGGCCGCACGTTCCGCAGCCACGCCACGGAGCGCCTTCGCATCCTGGGCGAAATCCCGGTCCGCAAGTTCACCGACGGCAAGGAGCCGCTGGACCCCGACGGCAACCCGGACACCAGCTTCCTGGCCAGGATTCCGGCCGACGTGGGGTTTACGTTCCAGACCATCGACCGGCACGGCATGGTGCTGAACATGGCCCAGACGTGGCACCAGGTGCGGCCCGGCGAGATCCGCAACGACTGCGGCGGGTGCCACGCCCACAGCCAGAAGCCGACGCTGTTCGAGACGACGGCCGCGGCCCGGCCCGACTACGACGTGTTCGACCTGACCCGCGGCACGCCGCTGGTCACCACCCGGGCGAACGATTCGTCCGGCAAGCGCTGGGACGACAAGGCCGAGACCGGTCTGAAGACCGCGGCCGGCGTCGTGGACGTGGAGTACTTCCGCGACATCAAGCCGATCCTCGACCGCAGCTGCGCCGCGTGCCACACGTCGAAGGCCGGCAAGGCCGCGGGAAACCTCGTGCTCGACGACGCCAGGACGGTGAACCTGCCGGACTGCGACGACGTGCCCGGCACGTACTACCGGCTGGCGATGGACGGGGCGGCGCGGTTCGGCCACAAGCCGCTAACGGAGTCGTGGCGGCTGCCGAACGCGTCGCGGTACGTGCGGATGTTCCAGTCGCGCCGCAGCCTGCTGGCGTGGAAGGTGTTCGGCCGGCGGCTCGACGGCTGGAGCAACGACGACTTCCCGACCGAGACGGAGCCCGGCAACGCGCGCACGTTGAGCCTGAAGGGCGAGCCGGTGACGAACACCGTGGCGAACCGCAACCGCGCCGACCTGGACTACGTCGGCAGCGTCATGCCGCCGCCCGACGCGGTGAAGGCGGGGAAGGTGAAGGGTCTTACCGACGAGGACCGGCTGACGCTGGTCCGCTGGATCGACCTGGGGTGCCCGATCGACCTGGACCGCAAGGGCCGCGGCTGGCTCGCCGACGACCAGCGGCCGACGCTGACCGTGGCCCAGCCGCGGGCCGGGGCGAACCCCCCGCTGACGCGGCTGCTGATCGGCGCGCACGACACCGTCGGGCTGGACGCGACCGGGTTCACCGTAACTGCCGACGTGGCGATCGACGGGTCGGCGGCGGGGACGAACCTGGCACCGCGGTTCCGCCCCGCGGGGCCGGGCGTGTGGGAACTCCCCCTGGCCGCGCCGCTGACTACGCCGCGTGCGGTGCTGACGGTTGCGGTGCGAGATCGCGCCGGGAACGTGACGCGCGCCGAGCGAGTTTTCAGCGCCCAGTAA
- a CDS encoding galactose-1-phosphate uridylyltransferase, with translation MTPDPAPPAPGDAPRASAFPEYRRDPVTGRWAVVAPARALRPLVPHPAPADPEPPADCPFCPGNEHDTPGELFADRDPGTRANGPGWRLRVVPNRYPAVEPDAPAVGRHEVVIACPEHVTRAAELPRGAYRGLFRAYRERIRAHAADPRLGYTLAFKNVGAAAGASLAHAHAQLVATPFVPPVVAEELTRSEEHHARTGRCVFCELIATEASGPRRICETAGVLAVTAFAPRFAYEVWVLPKAHAARFETTADADVGELAGVVRRVVQAQDAVLGPVAFNWVLHTAPLRSAELPHYHWHLEILPRTATPAGLEWGGGCFVTTVAPEEAAGQLRGHV, from the coding sequence GTGACCCCCGACCCCGCCCCGCCCGCGCCCGGGGATGCTCCCCGGGCGTCGGCGTTTCCCGAGTACCGCCGCGACCCGGTCACCGGCCGGTGGGCGGTCGTGGCCCCGGCCCGGGCGCTGCGGCCGCTGGTGCCGCACCCCGCGCCGGCCGACCCGGAGCCGCCGGCCGACTGTCCCTTCTGCCCCGGCAACGAGCACGACACGCCCGGCGAGCTGTTCGCCGACCGCGACCCCGGCACCCGCGCGAACGGCCCCGGCTGGCGGCTCCGGGTCGTCCCCAACCGCTACCCGGCCGTCGAACCCGACGCGCCGGCGGTCGGGCGGCACGAGGTCGTCATCGCCTGCCCGGAGCACGTGACGCGCGCCGCGGAGTTGCCGCGCGGGGCGTACCGCGGCCTGTTCCGGGCTTACCGCGAGCGGATCCGCGCCCACGCCGCCGACCCGCGGCTCGGCTACACGCTGGCGTTCAAGAACGTCGGCGCCGCGGCGGGGGCGTCACTGGCGCACGCCCACGCGCAGCTCGTCGCCACGCCCTTCGTGCCGCCGGTCGTCGCCGAGGAACTGACTCGCTCCGAGGAGCACCACGCCCGCACGGGGCGGTGCGTGTTCTGCGAGCTGATCGCCACCGAAGCCTCGGGGCCGCGGCGAATCTGCGAGACGGCCGGGGTCCTGGCCGTGACGGCGTTCGCGCCGCGGTTCGCGTACGAGGTGTGGGTGCTGCCGAAGGCCCACGCCGCCCGGTTCGAGACGACCGCGGACGCCGACGTGGGCGAACTTGCGGGCGTCGTGCGGCGGGTGGTACAGGCGCAGGACGCGGTGCTCGGGCCGGTGGCGTTCAACTGGGTGCTGCACACGGCGCCGCTGCGGTCGGCCGAGTTGCCGCATTACCACTGGCACCTGGAGATTCTCCCGCGGACCGCGACGCCGGCCGGGCTCGAGTGGGGCGGCGGGTGCTTCGTGACGACCGTGGCCCCGGAGGAGGCCGCGGGGCAGCTGCGCGGGCACGTCTAG
- the nadD gene encoding nicotinate (nicotinamide) nucleotide adenylyltransferase, producing the protein MRIGIFGGTFDPVHMGHLILAEQCRDQAGLDEVWFLPSYHPPHKAAAAVTRFEQRCDMLELAVAGHPAFRIERIEKELPPPSYTAETLAELRRRHPGAEFALLMGSDGLPDLPGWYEPQRVIELASLVVVPRPGVMLWTADRLAKALNVTTDAVRLRYVACPMIEIASRELRRAVTDGLSVRYLVPRAVEEYLRDRKLYAR; encoded by the coding sequence ATGCGCATCGGCATCTTCGGCGGCACGTTCGACCCCGTCCACATGGGGCACCTCATCCTGGCCGAGCAGTGCCGCGACCAGGCGGGGCTCGACGAGGTGTGGTTCCTGCCGAGCTACCACCCGCCGCACAAGGCCGCGGCCGCGGTCACGCGGTTCGAGCAGCGGTGCGACATGCTCGAACTCGCCGTCGCCGGCCACCCGGCGTTCCGCATCGAGCGGATCGAGAAGGAACTCCCCCCGCCGAGCTACACGGCCGAGACGCTGGCCGAGCTCCGCCGCCGCCACCCCGGCGCGGAATTCGCTCTGCTCATGGGTTCGGACGGCCTCCCCGACCTGCCCGGGTGGTACGAGCCGCAGCGGGTCATCGAACTGGCGAGCCTCGTGGTAGTACCCCGGCCGGGGGTCATGCTCTGGACCGCCGACCGGTTGGCGAAGGCGTTGAACGTCACGACCGACGCGGTCCGGCTCCGCTACGTGGCGTGCCCGATGATCGAGATCGCGAGCCGGGAGCTGCGGCGGGCCGTGACGGACGGCCTGAGCGTCCGCTACCTCGTGCCGCGGGCGGTCGAAGAGTACCTCCGCGACCGGAAGCTTTACGCCCGGTGA
- a CDS encoding inorganic diphosphatase, with translation MFARRDYVRDYMMIPPGTGETGVANMIVEIPRGRRTKFEVDKATGMIKMDRYLYSSTMYPGDYGFIPQTLAEDGDPSDILVMVNEPTFSGCLIEARIVGVFKMRDKGQNDFKLLAVPHKDPLFGDILALDDVPHHFLREVEHFFSTYKVLEGVTIEPLGWANAEEGAVEVRASIDRFRKTLGNF, from the coding sequence ATGTTCGCACGCCGCGACTACGTCCGCGACTACATGATGATCCCGCCCGGCACCGGCGAGACCGGCGTCGCCAACATGATCGTCGAGATCCCCCGCGGCCGCCGCACCAAGTTCGAGGTGGACAAGGCCACCGGCATGATCAAGATGGACCGGTACCTGTACTCGTCCACGATGTACCCCGGCGACTACGGGTTCATCCCCCAGACCCTCGCCGAGGACGGCGACCCGTCCGACATCCTGGTCATGGTCAACGAGCCGACGTTCAGCGGGTGCCTCATCGAGGCCCGCATCGTCGGCGTGTTCAAGATGCGCGACAAGGGGCAGAACGACTTCAAGCTGCTGGCCGTGCCGCACAAGGACCCGCTGTTCGGCGACATCCTCGCCCTCGACGACGTGCCGCACCACTTCCTCCGCGAGGTCGAGCACTTCTTCAGCACGTACAAGGTGCTCGAAGGGGTGACGATCGAGCCGCTCGGGTGGGCCAACGCCGAAGAAGGTGCGGTCGAGGTGCGGGCGTCGATCGATCGATTCCGGAAAACTCTCGGCAACTTCTGA